One segment of Diaphorobacter sp. HDW4B DNA contains the following:
- a CDS encoding tripartite tricarboxylate transporter substrate binding protein — MLRRDVLQASCAAALSSIGIAAAAATAKSFPTGPIRIVTPYDPGSTVDITSRMVAEGLSKRLGQPVIVENRPGGQGAIGMSALLGAPATGYTLLTDTPASAINPSLYKSHQSRYNASKDLEPVAQLMSLPFAIAVDPNTSITSIAELVKQLKAKPGSLTAAVAGTSTRLAGELFSMQADVQFTPIPYKGAMSAMQSVMKGETQVVFLDAANLAPFIKAGKLRGLLITGDKRWPALAEVPTAKEAGYSKFDVSTWFGMFAKAGTPQAIVDQLNAAIREVMLSPALETYLSQRGAQPSKRSAVEFKSFFHQEIDLWRDVIAKANIEVE, encoded by the coding sequence ATGCTTCGCCGCGACGTACTACAAGCCAGCTGCGCTGCAGCACTCTCCAGCATTGGCATTGCTGCCGCTGCTGCCACGGCAAAAAGCTTTCCAACAGGTCCGATTCGCATCGTGACACCATACGACCCAGGCAGCACGGTGGACATCACCAGCCGCATGGTGGCCGAAGGGCTGTCCAAGCGACTGGGACAACCAGTGATCGTGGAAAACCGTCCTGGTGGGCAAGGCGCCATCGGCATGAGTGCGTTGCTCGGTGCGCCGGCAACGGGCTACACACTGTTGACGGACACACCTGCATCAGCCATCAACCCGAGTCTCTACAAGAGCCACCAAAGTCGCTACAACGCGTCCAAGGATCTGGAGCCGGTGGCCCAGTTGATGTCGCTGCCATTTGCCATTGCGGTGGATCCCAACACATCCATCACATCGATTGCTGAACTGGTCAAGCAACTCAAGGCCAAGCCTGGCAGCCTGACGGCAGCTGTTGCCGGAACGTCGACGCGACTGGCGGGCGAATTGTTCAGCATGCAGGCCGACGTGCAGTTCACGCCGATTCCGTACAAGGGCGCGATGTCTGCCATGCAATCGGTGATGAAGGGTGAGACACAGGTGGTGTTTCTGGATGCCGCCAATCTGGCTCCATTCATCAAAGCCGGCAAGCTGCGCGGTCTGTTGATCACGGGCGACAAACGTTGGCCCGCACTGGCCGAAGTGCCCACAGCCAAGGAGGCGGGCTACTCGAAGTTCGACGTCAGCACTTGGTTCGGCATGTTTGCGAAAGCCGGTACGCCGCAGGCAATCGTCGATCAATTGAACGCAGCGATTCGTGAGGTCATGTTGTCGCCTGCGCTGGAGACCTATCTGAGCCAACGTGGGGCGCAACCGTCCAAGCGAAGTGCCGTCGAGTTCAAGTCGTTCTTCCATCAGGAAATCGACCTGTGGCGTGACGTCATTGCCAAGGCAAACATCGAAGTCGAATAA
- a CDS encoding FAD-dependent monooxygenase, giving the protein MKVIIAGGGIGGMSAALALLRKGIDVEVYEQASEIKEVGAGIQISPNGCRALDALGVFHTLKELSCDPVRKEFRLWNTGKAWPLFDLGKSAIEKYGYPYLTVYRPDLLDTLKNAVQALKPNAIKLGSRAAGLDQDDTSATLVLADGSRISGDVLIGADGWRSVIRNTLWGECNPEFSGMVTWRGLIPMKDLPQHMQVHVGSTWIGPGAHVVSYPLHRGEIMNFVATIEGKTWTAQAGSEPGTTEECLSDFKGWHEDVQTMIRLSPTLLKWALMKREPIERWSLGRVSLVGDACHATLPFLAQGAVHSIEDGVVLARCLEEGQAVPAAALQRYETARIERTSRMVRGAMSNTGRFHSNELATEESADKYLAREWSSEPIADRYDWLYAYDADKVAI; this is encoded by the coding sequence ATGAAAGTAATTATTGCTGGTGGTGGAATTGGCGGCATGTCGGCGGCCTTGGCCTTGCTGCGCAAAGGTATCGACGTCGAAGTGTATGAACAGGCATCCGAGATCAAGGAAGTGGGTGCCGGCATCCAGATCAGTCCCAATGGCTGCCGCGCGCTGGACGCCTTGGGGGTCTTCCATACGCTCAAGGAGCTGTCCTGTGATCCGGTGCGCAAGGAGTTCCGTCTGTGGAACACAGGCAAGGCATGGCCGTTGTTCGATCTGGGCAAGAGTGCGATCGAGAAGTATGGATATCCTTACCTGACCGTCTACCGCCCTGATCTGCTGGATACCCTGAAGAATGCAGTGCAGGCGCTGAAGCCCAATGCCATCAAGCTGGGCAGCCGAGCCGCTGGACTGGACCAAGATGACACCAGTGCAACGTTGGTGCTCGCGGATGGCTCACGCATCAGTGGTGATGTGCTGATTGGTGCTGACGGCTGGCGCTCCGTGATTCGCAACACGCTGTGGGGCGAATGCAATCCCGAGTTCTCGGGTATGGTGACATGGCGTGGACTGATTCCAATGAAAGACCTGCCCCAGCATATGCAAGTGCATGTGGGCAGCACCTGGATTGGTCCCGGTGCGCACGTGGTGAGTTATCCGTTGCATCGTGGTGAGATCATGAACTTCGTGGCGACGATCGAAGGCAAGACCTGGACCGCTCAGGCGGGAAGTGAGCCAGGCACCACTGAAGAGTGCCTCTCCGACTTCAAGGGCTGGCACGAGGACGTGCAGACCATGATTCGCCTGAGTCCCACGTTGCTGAAGTGGGCCCTCATGAAGCGTGAGCCTATTGAGCGTTGGTCGCTGGGGCGTGTCAGCTTGGTGGGCGACGCTTGCCACGCCACGCTGCCGTTTCTCGCGCAAGGTGCGGTGCACTCCATCGAAGATGGCGTAGTGCTCGCCCGTTGCCTTGAAGAAGGTCAGGCGGTTCCTGCTGCCGCGTTGCAACGTTATGAGACCGCTCGTATCGAGCGCACCAGCCGCATGGTGCGGGGTGCCATGTCCAACACCGGTCGCTTCCACAGCAACGAGTTGGCGACAGAGGAGTCTGCCGACAAGTACCTCGCGCGTGAATGGAGTTCCGAGCCCATCGCAGATCGCTACGACTGGCTGTACGCCTACGACGCTGACAAGGTCGCTATCTGA
- a CDS encoding NAD-dependent succinate-semialdehyde dehydrogenase: MMNPNQDLVEYPDTKLLIDNQWVDAADGGTIDVLNPATGLAIGKVAHASLGDLDLALADAQRGFERWRDVSAHDRALTMRRAAVLLRERADRIAINLTLEQGKPLAEARGEVMAGAEILEWFADEGLRVYGRIVPSRNSMVQQMVLKEPVGPVAAFTPWNFPINQVVRKVGAALATGCSCLVKAPEETPSAPAALIAALVDAGVPAGTVGLVFGNPVQISAYLIASPIIRKVTFTGSTPIGKELAALAGRHMKRVTMELGGHAPVIIAEDADIELAARCTSAGKFRNAGQICIAPTRFLVHERIKDEFVAAFVDKAKGLHVGNGMDASTTMGPLANARRIGAMEKLVHDAWQRGATVALGGERVGQCGNFWSPTVLTDVPTDAEVFNEEPFGPIAAVQSFSSIEEAIKEANRLPYGLASYAYTRSLKTSHQIARGLEVGMLWINQPAAASAEMPFGGVKDSGYGSEGGPEALESYVNTKSVSIMCA; the protein is encoded by the coding sequence ATGATGAACCCCAACCAAGATTTGGTCGAGTATCCAGATACCAAGCTGCTGATTGACAATCAGTGGGTAGACGCTGCTGATGGCGGCACCATCGATGTATTGAATCCAGCCACCGGGCTGGCTATTGGCAAGGTGGCCCATGCGAGCCTCGGCGATCTGGATCTTGCACTAGCCGATGCTCAGCGAGGTTTTGAGCGCTGGCGTGATGTCAGTGCGCATGATCGCGCGCTGACTATGCGTCGTGCTGCTGTCTTGCTGAGAGAACGTGCGGACAGGATTGCCATCAACCTGACTCTGGAGCAGGGCAAACCGCTGGCCGAGGCGCGCGGTGAGGTCATGGCAGGTGCGGAGATCTTGGAATGGTTTGCCGACGAGGGGCTGAGAGTCTATGGGCGCATTGTTCCGTCGCGCAATTCAATGGTGCAGCAGATGGTGCTCAAGGAGCCTGTGGGCCCAGTGGCAGCCTTCACGCCTTGGAACTTCCCGATCAATCAGGTGGTGCGCAAGGTGGGCGCGGCACTGGCAACTGGCTGCTCGTGTCTCGTCAAGGCACCGGAGGAAACACCTTCGGCTCCAGCGGCGCTGATCGCAGCACTGGTGGATGCTGGCGTGCCGGCAGGTACCGTGGGGCTGGTATTCGGCAACCCGGTTCAGATATCCGCATATTTGATTGCGAGTCCCATCATTCGCAAAGTCACCTTCACCGGATCCACACCGATCGGCAAGGAGTTGGCCGCGTTGGCGGGTCGTCATATGAAACGTGTGACGATGGAGCTGGGTGGACATGCGCCGGTCATCATCGCTGAAGATGCAGATATCGAATTGGCGGCGCGTTGCACGAGCGCGGGGAAGTTTCGTAACGCGGGTCAGATCTGCATTGCACCGACGCGGTTTCTGGTGCACGAACGCATCAAGGACGAGTTCGTGGCAGCTTTCGTGGACAAAGCAAAGGGTCTGCATGTGGGTAACGGCATGGATGCATCAACGACCATGGGCCCTCTGGCAAACGCGCGTCGCATTGGGGCGATGGAAAAGTTGGTGCATGACGCATGGCAACGGGGTGCCACAGTGGCTCTCGGAGGAGAGCGTGTGGGCCAATGCGGCAATTTCTGGTCACCCACGGTGCTGACAGACGTTCCAACGGATGCCGAAGTGTTCAATGAAGAGCCATTCGGTCCCATTGCCGCGGTGCAGTCATTCAGCAGCATCGAAGAAGCGATCAAAGAGGCGAACCGCTTGCCGTATGGCCTGGCTTCCTATGCATATACCCGCTCGCTCAAGACGTCGCATCAGATTGCGCGCGGATTGGAGGTCGGCATGTTGTGGATCAATCAGCCTGCCGCAGCTTCAGCCGAGATGCCATTTGGAGGGGTGAAGGATTCAGGGTACGGCTCCGAAGGCGGTCCGGAGGCCTTGGAGTCATATGTCAACACCAAGAGTGTGTCGATCATGTGTGCATGA
- a CDS encoding tripartite tricarboxylate transporter substrate-binding protein, whose protein sequence is MKFAWNKISVAALAFSAIAASADDKTPIRILVGFSAGGNVDMVARLLAEELRAELGRNIVIENRPGAGGRLAAQALKTAAADGSTYLFSPDSWAIFPTITMTAAQLRYDYVKDMAPVARVVSYPLGFFASASSGVKSMQDYVSKVKTQPELAFYGSSGAGSITEFLGLLMSKDVGARLSVVPFKGASEVKTMLIGGQVPVAIMSPSDVLSEDNKKIIPLGVISEKRSALAPHIPTLAEQGVKVTQGSAFMGMWASSKTPATERSKMEKAIQSVSGKPSFVQKLNLAYMEADFGSSQELHKQVRHLQDFWKPMVSASGFKPN, encoded by the coding sequence ATGAAATTTGCATGGAACAAGATATCCGTCGCGGCGTTGGCATTCAGTGCCATCGCGGCTTCGGCGGATGACAAGACACCGATCCGTATCCTGGTCGGCTTTTCGGCAGGCGGCAATGTGGACATGGTCGCGCGGCTGCTTGCTGAAGAACTCCGAGCGGAGCTGGGGCGCAACATCGTGATCGAGAATCGTCCAGGTGCTGGTGGACGCTTGGCCGCTCAGGCACTGAAGACGGCCGCCGCTGATGGATCGACATACTTGTTCTCCCCTGACAGCTGGGCCATCTTCCCGACCATCACGATGACGGCCGCTCAACTGCGCTACGACTATGTCAAGGACATGGCACCGGTTGCTCGCGTGGTGTCGTATCCGTTGGGCTTCTTTGCAAGCGCTTCGAGCGGGGTGAAATCCATGCAGGATTACGTGTCCAAAGTGAAGACCCAACCTGAATTGGCCTTCTATGGCTCTTCAGGGGCAGGAAGCATCACCGAGTTTCTGGGTTTGCTGATGTCCAAGGATGTGGGGGCAAGGTTGTCTGTTGTTCCGTTCAAGGGAGCCAGCGAAGTCAAGACGATGCTGATCGGCGGTCAGGTTCCTGTAGCCATCATGTCGCCCAGCGATGTGCTGTCCGAGGACAACAAGAAAATCATTCCATTGGGCGTGATATCGGAAAAGAGGTCAGCGCTGGCCCCGCATATCCCTACATTGGCAGAGCAAGGAGTGAAGGTCACGCAAGGCAGTGCATTCATGGGCATGTGGGCGTCCAGCAAGACTCCGGCGACCGAGCGCAGCAAGATGGAAAAAGCGATTCAGTCGGTGTCTGGCAAGCCGAGTTTTGTGCAGAAACTCAATCTTGCGTACATGGAGGCCGACTTTGGATCTTCGCAAGAATTGCACAAACAGGTGCGACATCTGCAAGATTTTTGGAAGCCCATGGTGTCCGCATCAGGCTTCAAACCCAACTGA
- a CDS encoding TetR/AcrR family transcriptional regulator, whose product MSEDQTVPKEPLSVRERGKQRRRIRIKETARTVFLELGYEAATTREIADRADVSQGTLFAYAPTKSELLLMIINDDLEVLRADKFGSDALTRPLIDILMDFAKRDMDYWAQYPEMARQARREVGVVLLGRPSGPEAVRYAAWKPTLLNALAAIVREKQGAGFLRSAVSAELVSELWWAIYNQNLHNWLMSDQPNVAQGLSQLRNLLQLAIAGIQPFSATTLPTAH is encoded by the coding sequence ATGTCTGAAGATCAAACCGTCCCAAAGGAACCTCTGAGCGTTCGCGAGCGTGGAAAACAGCGCCGTCGCATCCGAATCAAGGAAACGGCACGCACCGTGTTTCTGGAGCTCGGCTACGAGGCCGCCACGACACGCGAAATTGCGGATCGCGCAGATGTCTCTCAAGGGACGTTGTTTGCTTACGCCCCGACGAAGTCCGAGCTTCTGCTCATGATCATCAATGATGATCTTGAGGTGCTTCGTGCCGACAAGTTCGGAAGTGACGCCCTGACCAGACCGTTGATCGACATCCTGATGGATTTCGCCAAGCGTGACATGGACTACTGGGCGCAATACCCTGAAATGGCCCGTCAGGCACGCCGTGAAGTCGGCGTGGTTCTGCTGGGCCGCCCCTCCGGCCCTGAGGCAGTGCGCTATGCCGCCTGGAAGCCGACCCTGCTGAACGCTCTGGCTGCCATCGTGCGTGAAAAGCAAGGCGCGGGGTTTCTGCGTTCCGCTGTGTCGGCAGAACTGGTGTCCGAGCTCTGGTGGGCCATCTACAACCAGAATTTGCACAACTGGCTCATGTCCGATCAGCCCAATGTCGCCCAAGGCTTGTCCCAGCTCCGCAATCTGCTGCAGTTGGCCATTGCCGGCATTCAGCCATTCAGCGCGACAACGCTTCCCACTGCTCACTGA
- a CDS encoding cysteine hydrolase family protein yields the protein MTQSVYLVLDMQNELVHEDGPAAKGPMGALLKERRTLENTQLAIERARAAGVKVGFVRVGFSDDYHECPTGSPLFGGAPKASMFKLGTWGTEIHPSLDQQPGDIQVVKHRVSPFYSTTLLAQLSAAGIRRIYCSGVSTQAVVQACVRDAHDRDFQVVVIEDACCAHSEQEHQNSIQSISRFCTVEKAATVNFAA from the coding sequence ATGACGCAATCCGTCTACCTCGTCCTCGATATGCAAAATGAGCTGGTCCACGAAGATGGACCGGCCGCCAAGGGTCCCATGGGCGCTCTGCTCAAGGAGCGTCGCACGCTGGAAAACACGCAACTGGCCATTGAGCGAGCTCGCGCTGCCGGCGTGAAAGTAGGCTTCGTGCGGGTGGGCTTCTCTGATGACTATCATGAATGCCCCACCGGCTCGCCGCTTTTCGGAGGAGCGCCCAAGGCCAGCATGTTCAAACTGGGAACATGGGGCACCGAAATTCACCCTTCGTTGGACCAGCAGCCGGGTGACATCCAGGTGGTCAAGCACCGCGTCAGCCCCTTCTATTCCACCACCTTGCTAGCGCAACTGAGTGCCGCAGGCATTCGTCGCATTTACTGCTCCGGCGTATCCACACAAGCTGTCGTTCAGGCCTGCGTGCGTGATGCCCATGACCGTGACTTCCAAGTCGTGGTGATCGAAGACGCTTGCTGCGCGCACTCGGAACAGGAACACCAGAACTCCATTCAGAGCATTTCCCGCTTCTGTACAGTCGAAAAAGCAGCCACTGTCAACTTCGCCGCTTAA
- a CDS encoding CaiB/BaiF CoA-transferase family protein: MHNAATTPSALAGVRVVELAGNHAAQFAARLLGDFGAQVLKVERPTGDPLRQEGPAIPGSAHSALFEYLNWNKQSLVLDPSDVADAETVTKLLAAADILVFGWGPTETANTWGLTPQLLHERFPHLSIVAVSDFGWDGPEANWQGGDLVLQAMGGIMSFSGLQNREPLKPGLRQSAYCAGLNGAYTAMAAHFHALRTQSGSLIDLSAMEVVASELVSVFPAYSLAGVVAARRSAVQDPLLSGEPLPVLDGYVTLQVNPLYGPDRFAQLLNEPRLCDERFASQQGRIDHAEELRALLHAALKGRSGRELFEKANEEGLLSGVLQSAAQLMDCDHLATRDLWTEVPVADGKTWKLPSRIARMSATPVSVRTLAPALGSTSRAEALGSAASASVRRTTAAISGAATNAPLTGLRVLDLSTVFAAPYMGALLADLGAEVIKIEAPKRLDQLRAGGFGYLVDNDPGDAGWNRCSTFQMLNRGKRSVVLDLQTPAGRDVLCELVKQSDVLIDNFTPRVMRGWGLPYEKLAELNPRLVMLSNTGYGSNGPWSSYKAQGTTLEATMGLSNYAGYAGESATKVGQSYPDFLAAWSGLTCIMAALVHRENTGQGQWIDLGMYQLGPLVIPESFIAVQSGQQDVACRGNAEWNAHFSGVFQSAGDNRWMVISAATHAIRQKLSALVNAPADASDAALHTHCAAWSLQHTPLSAAQKLQAAGVAAGAVNESSDLIREPQLVARRFFECVDFESDIGERALIGRPYIWHGASVGIRRRAPHFGEDNADVLGQLLKLSPESIRQLRESQVVSDTPINPPKLLPIDIGALVARGTIKTHDKRYREASSEYRSTNLVQETTP; encoded by the coding sequence ATGCATAACGCAGCAACCACACCCAGCGCACTAGCGGGCGTGCGAGTGGTCGAGCTGGCTGGCAATCATGCCGCCCAGTTCGCCGCACGATTGCTCGGTGATTTCGGCGCGCAAGTGCTCAAGGTGGAAAGACCCACTGGTGATCCACTGCGTCAGGAAGGCCCTGCCATCCCAGGATCAGCCCACAGCGCACTTTTCGAGTATCTGAACTGGAACAAGCAAAGCCTTGTGCTCGATCCGAGCGACGTTGCAGACGCCGAGACAGTCACCAAGCTGCTCGCGGCAGCAGACATACTTGTCTTCGGCTGGGGGCCCACCGAAACAGCCAACACCTGGGGACTGACTCCTCAGCTATTGCACGAGCGTTTTCCGCATCTGTCCATCGTTGCCGTCAGCGACTTTGGCTGGGATGGACCAGAAGCCAATTGGCAAGGTGGCGATTTGGTTCTGCAGGCCATGGGCGGCATCATGTCTTTCAGCGGCCTGCAGAACCGTGAACCACTCAAGCCTGGACTGCGTCAGTCTGCCTACTGTGCGGGCCTGAATGGTGCCTACACCGCCATGGCAGCTCACTTCCACGCTCTGCGAACTCAAAGCGGTAGCCTGATCGACCTCTCGGCCATGGAGGTGGTCGCTTCCGAGCTGGTCTCCGTTTTTCCGGCATATTCGCTGGCCGGCGTGGTCGCCGCCCGTCGCTCTGCCGTTCAGGACCCGCTGCTCAGCGGCGAGCCCCTGCCGGTGCTCGACGGCTACGTGACCCTTCAGGTCAATCCACTGTATGGCCCGGATCGCTTCGCGCAACTGCTGAACGAGCCACGTCTTTGCGACGAACGCTTCGCATCACAGCAAGGCCGCATCGATCACGCCGAAGAACTTCGCGCGCTGTTGCACGCGGCGCTCAAAGGCCGGTCTGGCCGCGAACTGTTCGAGAAGGCCAACGAAGAAGGTCTGCTCAGTGGTGTGCTGCAATCGGCTGCACAATTGATGGACTGCGATCATCTCGCCACGCGAGATCTCTGGACAGAGGTTCCAGTTGCCGATGGCAAAACATGGAAGCTGCCCTCACGCATCGCTCGCATGTCCGCCACACCGGTCTCCGTGCGCACCCTCGCACCGGCGCTTGGCAGCACATCGCGGGCCGAAGCGCTGGGCAGTGCGGCGTCCGCAAGTGTCCGCCGCACGACGGCTGCAATATCGGGTGCCGCAACCAATGCTCCATTGACGGGACTTCGGGTTCTGGACCTGTCCACCGTATTCGCAGCGCCCTATATGGGAGCGCTGCTGGCAGATCTCGGAGCGGAAGTGATCAAGATCGAAGCCCCCAAGCGTCTCGATCAGTTGCGTGCGGGTGGCTTCGGCTATCTGGTCGACAACGATCCGGGCGACGCCGGCTGGAATCGCTGCTCGACATTTCAGATGCTCAACCGAGGCAAGCGCTCTGTCGTACTCGATCTGCAGACACCCGCCGGCCGTGACGTGCTGTGCGAGTTGGTCAAGCAAAGTGACGTACTGATCGACAACTTCACCCCGCGTGTCATGCGTGGCTGGGGACTGCCGTACGAGAAGCTGGCCGAGCTGAATCCCCGCCTGGTCATGCTGTCCAACACAGGCTATGGCTCCAATGGACCTTGGTCCTCCTACAAGGCACAAGGCACAACGCTGGAAGCCACCATGGGCTTGAGCAACTACGCCGGCTATGCTGGCGAGTCAGCCACCAAGGTGGGGCAGTCCTATCCGGACTTTCTTGCCGCGTGGTCAGGGCTGACCTGCATCATGGCAGCATTGGTTCATCGCGAGAACACAGGCCAGGGGCAATGGATCGATCTGGGAATGTACCAACTGGGCCCACTCGTCATCCCGGAATCGTTCATTGCAGTACAAAGCGGTCAGCAAGACGTCGCGTGCCGAGGCAACGCCGAATGGAATGCCCACTTCAGTGGTGTCTTCCAATCAGCAGGTGACAACCGATGGATGGTCATAAGTGCAGCAACACATGCCATTCGCCAAAAGCTGAGCGCACTCGTCAACGCACCGGCAGATGCAAGCGACGCAGCTCTCCATACTCACTGCGCAGCATGGTCATTGCAGCACACCCCACTTTCCGCCGCGCAGAAATTGCAAGCCGCAGGGGTAGCTGCTGGGGCGGTCAACGAAAGCAGCGACCTGATTCGCGAGCCTCAGTTGGTGGCGCGACGGTTCTTCGAATGCGTCGACTTCGAGTCTGACATAGGCGAGCGCGCCTTGATCGGCCGACCTTACATCTGGCATGGTGCATCTGTCGGCATTCGCCGTCGTGCACCGCACTTCGGTGAGGACAACGCAGACGTACTGGGCCAACTGCTCAAGCTGTCCCCCGAAAGCATCCGCCAACTGCGCGAAAGTCAGGTTGTGTCCGATACACCCATCAACCCACCGAAACTGCTGCCGATCGATATCGGAGCACTGGTGGCTCGCGGCACGATCAAGACGCATGACAAGCGCTACCGTGAGGCCTCCTCCGAATATCGTTCAACCAACCTAGTTCAGGAAACTACACCATGA
- a CDS encoding acyl dehydratase has translation MTQTTAATPVFENLKVGDELTSLVRGPITTSHLMRWSAAIENWHRIHYDRPFAIEHDKLPGLPINGTWKQHFLVQMMREWMTPAGWLWKIDFSFRKLDVAGTTLTAWGRITHLEVRDGYGHVTCEIGIRNEEGQESTPGTAVAVLPLQNGKPVPYPFVIENA, from the coding sequence ATGACCCAGACTACTGCAGCCACCCCTGTCTTCGAGAACCTCAAGGTCGGCGACGAACTCACATCTCTCGTGCGCGGCCCCATCACCACTTCGCACCTGATGCGCTGGTCTGCCGCAATCGAAAACTGGCACCGCATTCACTATGATCGTCCCTTCGCGATCGAACATGACAAGCTCCCTGGTCTGCCCATCAACGGCACTTGGAAGCAGCATTTCCTCGTGCAGATGATGCGCGAATGGATGACCCCAGCAGGCTGGCTCTGGAAAATCGATTTCAGCTTCCGCAAGCTGGACGTGGCCGGAACGACACTGACGGCATGGGGTCGCATCACCCATCTCGAAGTGCGCGATGGCTATGGCCATGTGACCTGTGAAATCGGCATCCGCAATGAAGAAGGCCAGGAAAGCACTCCCGGCACAGCCGTTGCCGTGCTTCCGCTGCAAAACGGCAAACCCGTGCCCTATCCGTTCGTGATCGAAAATGCATAA
- a CDS encoding MaoC family dehydratase N-terminal domain-containing protein gives MKALIGVPGEVQTASVPLSADMLRRFTQAVMESDPAHWDPVEASARGFGSPVATPLQPLHLFTRAAGTPDTFEKFKENPDWDGMGGTVSKGLPSLKLPFKRLLNGGYACEFFSFAKLGDVVSRQSTYVDIAERESSSGPMIIFKTETIYTNQSGEKLLRIVHTELAR, from the coding sequence ATGAAGGCACTGATCGGCGTCCCCGGTGAAGTGCAAACGGCCTCCGTGCCGCTGAGCGCAGACATGCTGCGTCGCTTCACCCAAGCCGTCATGGAAAGCGACCCGGCCCACTGGGACCCCGTCGAGGCATCCGCTCGCGGCTTCGGGTCTCCAGTAGCCACGCCGCTGCAACCCCTGCATCTTTTCACCCGAGCCGCAGGCACGCCCGACACATTCGAAAAGTTCAAAGAAAACCCTGATTGGGACGGTATGGGTGGCACGGTCAGCAAGGGCCTTCCAAGTCTGAAGTTGCCATTCAAGCGACTGCTCAATGGTGGCTATGCCTGCGAATTTTTCAGCTTCGCCAAGCTCGGCGATGTAGTAAGCCGTCAATCCACCTATGTCGACATTGCCGAGCGTGAGTCGTCTTCCGGTCCGATGATCATTTTCAAGACAGAAACGATATACACCAATCAGAGCGGCGAAAAGCTCCTGCGCATCGTCCACACCGAACTGGCCCGTTGA
- a CDS encoding acyl-CoA dehydrogenase family protein codes for MNAVAEFDADAPSFQLPPMVQEIRDMTRRIVRDELMPLEQQYLASDWATYGAAMENLRGVFDKKIVDRLVSISKDTGLWNMTVPEEYGGTAMGLLTQVVVSEELHYCAVPFPMATVPNILYEARGDQIERFLKPVIAGEKSACFAQTEPNAGSDPGGMMQTRATKTDGGWLINGTKMWISNALSSDIIQVQAMTDADKRQRGGITMFIVEKGAPGLNIEESGIRTWLGSRSAQYVVHFDNVFVPDENVLGDVGNGFRLGQRWLTIHDRLLRAPQALGRMQRSLDMSVEWSKQRVTFGKPLADRQAIQWRLVDMHVDIEALRAMTYSAAARGDRGEDVRNDASLVKFTAGEWGARTIDHAIQIHGAMGEALELPLTVFYRLLRHLQIGGGTTEMQKMLIARQLLK; via the coding sequence ATGAACGCAGTAGCCGAATTCGACGCTGATGCACCCAGCTTTCAGCTCCCTCCCATGGTTCAGGAAATCCGTGACATGACTCGTCGCATCGTTCGCGACGAGCTCATGCCACTGGAGCAGCAATATCTGGCCAGCGACTGGGCCACCTACGGTGCCGCCATGGAAAACCTTCGCGGCGTTTTCGACAAGAAGATCGTGGACCGACTGGTCTCCATCTCCAAAGACACCGGACTTTGGAACATGACCGTGCCTGAGGAATACGGCGGCACTGCAATGGGCCTGTTGACACAAGTAGTCGTCAGCGAAGAACTGCACTACTGCGCCGTTCCATTCCCCATGGCGACAGTTCCCAACATTCTTTATGAAGCACGCGGTGACCAGATCGAACGTTTTCTGAAGCCCGTGATCGCCGGTGAAAAATCTGCCTGCTTTGCACAGACCGAACCCAATGCGGGATCCGACCCGGGAGGCATGATGCAGACCCGTGCCACCAAGACCGATGGAGGCTGGCTGATCAATGGCACAAAGATGTGGATCTCCAACGCGTTGAGCTCGGACATCATCCAAGTGCAAGCCATGACGGATGCCGACAAGCGCCAACGCGGCGGCATCACCATGTTCATCGTGGAAAAAGGTGCCCCTGGTCTGAACATCGAAGAAAGCGGCATCCGCACTTGGCTGGGATCTCGTTCGGCTCAGTATGTCGTGCATTTCGACAACGTGTTCGTTCCAGATGAAAACGTGTTGGGTGATGTCGGCAACGGCTTCCGTCTGGGTCAACGCTGGCTCACCATCCATGACCGTCTGCTGCGTGCACCACAAGCGCTGGGCCGCATGCAACGCTCACTCGACATGTCGGTCGAATGGTCCAAACAACGCGTCACCTTCGGCAAGCCGCTGGCGGATCGCCAAGCCATCCAATGGCGGTTGGTGGACATGCACGTCGACATCGAAGCACTGCGCGCCATGACTTACTCGGCTGCTGCACGAGGTGACCGCGGCGAAGACGTACGCAACGACGCATCGCTCGTGAAATTCACGGCTGGTGAATGGGGCGCCCGCACCATTGACCACGCCATCCAGATTCACGGCGCCATGGGCGAAGCCCTTGAGTTGCCACTGACCGTGTTCTATCGCCTGCTTCGTCACCTGCAGATTGGCGGCGGTACGACCGAAATGCAGAAGATGCTCATCGCTCGTCAGTTGCTCAAGTAA